In one window of Bradyrhizobium diazoefficiens DNA:
- a CDS encoding methyl-accepting chemotaxis protein, translating into MRFTVKAKLASAFGLVIVLSMVAGGVAYMKLGDMMATADNMVLRAKRMEKATEVEKDILLQLRAEKNAIIGNESEVEQAAANAAKRRESALKTKDEVYALASEAGRKLLDGFAVAYTKMNAYQEETIRLAKTDKAKATERSTNEGRKVVNEALESMGTYVENTKKQMAEQAVESKEEGHQAQFLLMTLLGVSLVVAVVAALWISISISRSLSRAVNLAGAVAAGDLSQTINISSNDEIGDLVKSLNLMVQKLQQIVQEALTAAQNVSAGSQELSASAEQLSQGATEQASSAEEASSSMEEMASNVKQNADNANQTEKIAAQSAKDAEASGVAVGRAVQAMQTIAEKITIVQEIARQTDLLALNAAVEAARAGEHGRGFAVVASEVRKLAERSQAAAADIGTLSSETVKVAQEAGDMLSKLVPDIKKTAELVQEITAACREQDVGSAQINQAIQQLDKVGQQNASASEQVSSTSEELASQADQLQSTISFFRIENAGRGERAAPVQIDHAVGQLRAKAAHMAAADRGAKKPAPARKPARAVKAAGGGGFAFDMNDGEDDRDAEFQR; encoded by the coding sequence ATGAGATTTACGGTCAAGGCAAAGCTTGCCAGTGCATTCGGCCTGGTCATCGTCCTGTCAATGGTTGCCGGCGGCGTCGCCTACATGAAGCTCGGCGATATGATGGCGACCGCCGACAACATGGTCCTGCGCGCTAAGCGCATGGAGAAGGCGACCGAAGTCGAAAAGGACATTCTCCTCCAGCTTCGTGCGGAAAAGAACGCCATCATCGGCAACGAGAGCGAGGTCGAGCAGGCTGCGGCCAACGCTGCCAAGCGGCGCGAGTCCGCCCTCAAGACCAAGGACGAAGTTTACGCGTTGGCGAGCGAGGCCGGCAGGAAGCTGCTCGACGGTTTTGCCGTGGCCTACACCAAGATGAATGCCTACCAGGAAGAGACGATCCGTCTTGCGAAGACCGACAAGGCCAAGGCGACCGAGCGTTCGACCAACGAGGGTCGCAAGGTCGTGAACGAAGCGCTCGAGTCCATGGGCACTTATGTCGAGAACACCAAGAAGCAGATGGCCGAGCAGGCCGTCGAGTCGAAAGAAGAGGGACACCAGGCGCAGTTCCTGCTGATGACGCTGCTCGGGGTCTCGCTCGTGGTCGCGGTCGTCGCGGCCCTGTGGATTTCGATTTCGATCAGCCGTTCGCTCAGCCGCGCAGTCAATCTCGCTGGCGCGGTGGCCGCTGGCGATCTCAGCCAGACGATCAATATCTCCAGCAATGACGAGATCGGCGATCTCGTCAAATCGCTGAACTTGATGGTCCAGAAGCTCCAGCAGATCGTTCAGGAGGCATTGACCGCGGCGCAGAACGTCTCCGCCGGCAGTCAGGAGCTCTCGGCGAGCGCCGAGCAGCTCTCACAGGGCGCGACCGAGCAGGCCTCCTCGGCGGAAGAAGCATCTTCCTCGATGGAGGAGATGGCCTCGAACGTGAAGCAGAACGCCGATAACGCCAACCAGACCGAGAAGATCGCTGCGCAGTCTGCCAAGGACGCCGAAGCCAGCGGCGTTGCCGTCGGCCGCGCCGTCCAGGCGATGCAGACCATCGCGGAGAAGATCACCATCGTGCAGGAGATCGCGCGTCAGACCGATCTTCTCGCCCTGAACGCGGCGGTCGAAGCCGCGCGCGCCGGCGAGCACGGCAGGGGCTTTGCAGTGGTGGCCTCCGAAGTGCGCAAGCTTGCAGAGCGCAGCCAGGCTGCTGCGGCCGACATTGGCACACTATCGAGCGAGACCGTGAAGGTCGCGCAGGAAGCCGGCGACATGCTGTCGAAGCTCGTGCCCGACATTAAGAAGACCGCCGAACTGGTCCAGGAAATCACCGCGGCTTGCCGTGAGCAGGACGTCGGCTCGGCCCAGATCAACCAGGCAATCCAGCAGCTCGACAAGGTCGGCCAGCAGAATGCCAGTGCCTCCGAGCAAGTGTCCTCGACCTCGGAAGAGCTGGCCTCGCAAGCCGATCAGCTCCAGTCGACCATCTCGTTCTTCCGGATCGAGAATGCCGGTCGCGGCGAGCGGGCCGCACCGGTACAGATCGATCATGCCGTCGGTCAGCTCCGCGCCAAGGCCGCGCATATGGCGGCGGCCGACCGCGGTGCGAAGAAGCCCGCACCGGCACGCAAACCGGCGCGTGCGGTGAAGGCGGCCGGCGGCGGCGGCTTCGCCTTCGACATGAACGACGGCGAAGACGATCGCGACGCCGAATTCCAGCGCTGA
- a CDS encoding chemotaxis protein CheW, with protein sequence MDEGLAGDHRAGAMQVVMIGLGEEKFALDAGLVREIIDPVPVTKVAGARSFVPSVINVRGNVIPLADLRIRFGMPQPEESADTRIVVIEIELDNEPVLVGVTADKVYEVTEISQTDVQQTPRVGMHWKPEFIRFIAKWREEFVIVPNMERVLN encoded by the coding sequence ATGGACGAAGGTTTGGCGGGCGACCATCGTGCCGGCGCGATGCAGGTCGTCATGATCGGCCTCGGCGAGGAGAAATTTGCGCTCGATGCCGGCCTCGTGCGCGAGATCATCGATCCCGTGCCGGTCACCAAAGTCGCGGGCGCGCGCTCGTTCGTTCCGAGCGTGATCAACGTTCGCGGCAACGTGATCCCGCTTGCCGACCTGCGCATCCGTTTCGGCATGCCGCAGCCGGAAGAGTCCGCCGATACGCGCATCGTCGTGATCGAGATCGAGCTCGACAACGAGCCGGTGCTGGTCGGCGTCACTGCCGACAAGGTCTATGAGGTCACGGAAATCTCGCAGACCGACGTGCAGCAGACGCCGCGCGTCGGCATGCATTGGAAGCCGGAGTTCATTCGCTTCATCGCGAAATGGCGTGAGGAATTCGTCATCGTTCCCAATATGGAACGCGTTCTGAATTGA
- a CDS encoding chemotaxis protein CheA: protein MNVMDPTEVFRQEASELFEVLEGALLDLGQRPDDRDLVDSAFRALHTIKGSGAMFGFDKVASFTHEFETAFDRVRKGEIKPTQELISVALAAKDYIRALIEDPQSTDDIIGEAILDDLKRFVSSDQPAAPVAETIEAPPLAPVESKQAGWHLYLEFESHILRNGSNPLDLLEDLCKLGPCFVVPVTDGIPFLDEMDPEDCYLKWDVKLHAACDKDAIDDVFMFVSDEMKLTLSPLAHVEAPAPAPLFQLLDEEPAPAAEMPAVVAEAVAASVAEQSVAKAEPKAEAKPEAKRDDRGIATVRVQAERLDELMDRVGELVIAQARLTQLAATGSDLSIKLIAEEIERLASSLRDTTMGARMVPIGSLFGRFRRLIHDLSRDLSKPVEFVTTGEDTELDKTMIECLADPLVHLIRNAIDHGIEDTATRSANGKTEQGRIELAAVHSGAQVLVTVKDNGGGLNTARIRAKAEEQGLIAAGAVLSDHEIHQFLFHPGFSTAQTISALSGRGVGMDVVKRTIENMRGSIDLSTRPGQGTTVTLRLPLTLAIIEGLLIRVGEGRYIIPLSAVEECIELTAEDERSRGRNFLNVRGNLVPFLRLRDIMTASGAPDRHQKTIIISTGETHVGLVADQIIGNHQTVIKSLSKLHSDVTIFSGATILGDGTAALILDVAQLVTMAQSKVEKQHISEAA, encoded by the coding sequence ATGAACGTGATGGACCCGACCGAGGTCTTTCGCCAGGAGGCCAGCGAGCTGTTCGAGGTCCTGGAAGGGGCCCTGCTCGACCTCGGCCAGCGTCCCGACGACCGCGATCTGGTTGATTCCGCCTTCCGCGCCCTGCATACGATCAAGGGCTCGGGCGCGATGTTCGGCTTCGACAAGGTCGCCTCCTTCACCCACGAATTCGAGACCGCCTTCGACCGCGTTCGCAAGGGCGAGATCAAGCCGACCCAGGAACTGATCTCGGTCGCGCTTGCCGCCAAGGATTATATCCGGGCGCTGATCGAGGATCCCCAGTCGACCGACGATATTATCGGCGAAGCCATCCTCGACGACCTCAAGCGCTTCGTGTCGTCGGATCAGCCTGCCGCTCCGGTCGCCGAGACCATTGAAGCGCCGCCGCTCGCGCCCGTCGAGAGCAAGCAGGCCGGCTGGCATCTTTACCTGGAATTCGAATCCCACATCCTGCGCAACGGCTCGAACCCGCTCGATCTGCTCGAAGATCTCTGCAAGCTCGGTCCCTGCTTCGTCGTGCCTGTGACCGACGGTATCCCGTTCCTCGACGAGATGGACCCGGAAGACTGCTATCTGAAATGGGACGTCAAGCTGCACGCGGCCTGCGACAAGGACGCGATCGACGATGTCTTCATGTTCGTCTCGGACGAGATGAAGCTGACGCTCTCGCCGCTGGCGCATGTCGAAGCACCCGCGCCGGCGCCGCTGTTCCAGCTCCTCGACGAGGAGCCGGCTCCCGCCGCCGAAATGCCCGCGGTGGTCGCTGAGGCCGTTGCCGCGTCCGTCGCTGAGCAGTCCGTCGCAAAGGCGGAGCCGAAAGCCGAAGCGAAGCCGGAAGCCAAGCGCGACGATCGCGGCATCGCCACGGTCCGCGTCCAGGCCGAGCGCCTCGACGAACTGATGGACCGGGTCGGTGAGCTCGTCATTGCGCAGGCGCGGCTGACCCAGCTTGCCGCCACCGGCTCCGACCTCTCGATCAAGCTGATCGCAGAAGAAATCGAGCGCCTCGCTTCCAGTCTGCGTGACACCACGATGGGCGCCCGCATGGTGCCGATCGGATCGTTGTTCGGCCGCTTCCGCCGCCTCATTCATGATCTGTCGCGTGACCTGTCGAAGCCGGTCGAGTTCGTCACCACGGGCGAGGACACCGAGCTCGACAAGACCATGATCGAGTGCCTGGCCGATCCGCTGGTGCACCTGATCCGCAACGCCATCGACCACGGCATCGAGGACACTGCGACCCGTTCCGCCAACGGCAAGACCGAGCAGGGCCGGATCGAACTCGCGGCCGTGCATTCCGGCGCGCAGGTGCTCGTCACCGTGAAAGACAATGGTGGCGGCCTCAACACTGCCCGCATCCGCGCTAAAGCCGAAGAGCAGGGCCTGATCGCCGCCGGCGCCGTGCTCTCCGATCACGAGATCCACCAGTTCCTGTTCCATCCGGGCTTCTCGACCGCGCAGACCATCTCGGCACTGTCGGGCCGTGGCGTCGGCATGGACGTCGTCAAGCGCACCATCGAGAACATGCGTGGTTCGATCGATCTGTCGACGCGGCCGGGCCAGGGCACGACCGTGACGCTGCGCCTGCCGCTGACGCTTGCGATCATCGAAGGCCTCCTCATTCGTGTTGGCGAGGGCCGCTACATCATCCCGCTGTCGGCGGTGGAGGAATGCATCGAGCTGACCGCCGAGGACGAGCGCTCGCGCGGCCGCAATTTCCTCAACGTGCGCGGCAATCTCGTGCCGTTCCTTCGCCTGCGCGACATCATGACCGCATCGGGCGCGCCCGACCGCCACCAGAAAACGATCATCATCTCGACCGGCGAGACCCACGTCGGTCTCGTCGCCGACCAGATCATTGGCAACCATCAGACCGTGATCAAGTCGCTCTCCAAGCTGCATTCGGACGTGACGATCTTCTCCGGCGCGACCATCCTGGGTGACGGCACGGCGGCGCTGATCCTCGACGTCGCCCAACTCGTCACGATGGCGCAGTCGAAGGTCGAGAAACAGCACATCAGCGAGGCGGCGTGA
- a CDS encoding response regulator → MATILTVDDSPSIRQMIKVVLEPAGHSVIEAGDGAQGLAKAQAGKLDLVITDLNMPVMNGLELIRALRKLPSAVGMPIVFLTTESNDTVKQEAKSAGATGWITKPFKPEQLLAVVAKLVRA, encoded by the coding sequence ATGGCCACGATTCTCACGGTCGACGATTCCCCCAGCATCCGGCAGATGATCAAGGTCGTGCTCGAGCCGGCCGGTCACAGCGTGATCGAGGCCGGTGACGGCGCGCAAGGCCTCGCCAAGGCGCAGGCCGGCAAGCTCGACCTCGTCATCACCGACCTCAATATGCCCGTCATGAACGGGCTGGAGCTGATCAGGGCGCTGCGCAAGCTGCCGAGCGCGGTCGGCATGCCGATCGTATTCCTGACCACCGAATCCAATGACACGGTGAAGCAGGAGGCGAAGAGCGCCGGCGCCACGGGGTGGATCACCAAGCCGTTCAAGCCCGAGCAGTTGCTTGCCGTCGTCGCAAAACTGGTGCGCGCATGA
- a CDS encoding STAS domain-containing protein: MSSDVTEPKWSLRLPADCSIAAIRSVYDLIREAFGRQDRLEIDCSSVDKADVTSIQLLLSAAKTGDAQGRPVVLTSFSQSLRNTFRRAGFASDAMIDQHFPQKKDGI, from the coding sequence ATGTCGTCTGATGTAACTGAGCCGAAGTGGTCCCTACGGCTGCCCGCTGATTGCAGCATCGCTGCGATCCGCAGCGTCTATGATCTGATCCGCGAGGCCTTCGGCCGGCAGGATCGGCTCGAGATCGACTGCTCCAGCGTCGACAAGGCCGACGTGACCTCGATCCAGCTGCTGCTGTCGGCTGCCAAGACCGGTGATGCCCAAGGCCGCCCGGTGGTCCTGACCTCTTTTTCGCAATCTCTGCGCAACACCTTTCGCCGCGCCGGCTTCGCCAGCGACGCGATGATCGATCAGCACTTTCCGCAAAAGAAAGATGGCATCTAA
- a CDS encoding HD domain-containing phosphohydrolase, giving the protein MLTQALLVDDSRSVLNFLKRHIEAEGLVEATTFLDPVEALACARARVFDLVLVDYEMPHMDGISFIRTFRALPGCADIPIAMITSRQTDDIKMEALQAGATDFLPKAPQSVEMSVRLRNLIQLGAAVRKLNDRAAHLASEVAAATRKLGEREEEIILRLALAVEYRDNDTGEHTLRVARYSRIIAEQLGLSARFCRDIYLAAPLHDVGKVAIPDNILLKPGRLTDDEMAVIRTHATIGEKILTDSSCELIQLGAQIAAGHHERWDGAGYPNGLRADEIPIAARVVAVADVFDALTTRRPYKEPMPLDLARAYLIENQGRQFDPACVEAFLSRWDEVVEIAGQRAMPLQKSKAALAASILGMTGSHPDQDRAPEAAAAVQHRASG; this is encoded by the coding sequence ATGCTGACCCAAGCGCTTCTGGTTGACGACAGCCGCTCTGTCCTCAACTTCCTGAAACGTCATATCGAAGCGGAAGGCCTCGTCGAGGCCACCACCTTCCTCGATCCCGTCGAGGCGCTGGCTTGCGCACGCGCGCGCGTCTTCGACCTCGTGCTGGTCGACTACGAGATGCCGCACATGGACGGCATCAGCTTCATCCGCACTTTCCGCGCCCTGCCCGGCTGCGCCGATATCCCGATCGCGATGATCACGTCGCGGCAAACCGACGACATCAAGATGGAAGCGCTGCAGGCGGGTGCAACCGATTTCCTGCCGAAAGCGCCGCAAAGCGTCGAGATGTCGGTACGGCTGCGGAATTTAATTCAGCTTGGTGCAGCCGTGCGCAAGCTCAACGACCGCGCCGCGCATCTGGCCAGCGAAGTCGCCGCCGCAACGCGCAAGCTCGGCGAGCGCGAGGAGGAGATCATCCTGCGGCTCGCGCTCGCGGTCGAATACCGCGACAACGATACCGGCGAGCACACGCTGCGGGTCGCCCGCTACAGCCGCATCATCGCCGAGCAGCTCGGCCTCTCCGCCCGATTCTGCCGGGACATCTATCTCGCCGCGCCGCTGCACGACGTCGGCAAGGTCGCCATTCCCGACAATATCCTGCTCAAGCCCGGCCGGCTGACCGACGACGAGATGGCAGTGATCCGCACCCATGCAACGATCGGCGAGAAGATCCTGACCGACTCCAGTTGCGAGCTGATCCAGCTCGGTGCGCAAATTGCGGCGGGCCATCACGAGCGCTGGGACGGCGCCGGCTATCCGAACGGCCTCAGGGCGGACGAGATCCCGATCGCCGCGCGCGTGGTCGCGGTCGCCGACGTCTTCGACGCCCTGACGACGCGACGGCCATATAAAGAGCCGATGCCGCTGGACCTGGCGCGCGCCTATCTCATCGAAAACCAGGGACGGCAGTTCGACCCCGCCTGCGTCGAGGCCTTTCTGTCGCGCTGGGACGAGGTGGTGGAAATCGCCGGGCAGCGCGCAATGCCCCTGCAGAAATCCAAGGCTGCCCTCGCAGCCTCTATATTGGGAATGACCGGGAGCCATCCGGACCAGGATCGCGCGCCCGAAGCCGCCGCGGCCGTCCAACACCGCGCATCCGGATAA
- a CDS encoding adenylate/guanylate cyclase domain-containing protein: MRRIGRRDLVAAILIALVAGAAFTSPPLQRLQGLSLDILTALRWKLIGDRRNPATSPVVVVAIDGETYDTPPFKGSPTQTWTREIARVLGSITEGGAKVIGFDVIFPSSIEQSQIPFGDASFGARIKGFDRDYLIALRQISDSGKLVLGESLSNDHPDVPYPAQRLAVKNNVRALNVYTDSDEVIRRMPLSFAIDAKPVPAMAVELAARALGAQLETAPSGATVLSGYLIPGAVLNTMTLNFRGLGRDIPTYSFADLHACSEKGDRDFFRRAFEGKVVLLGTILDKDDRKLTSMRISGSYDGTPAVRCALPAPPQAVRSARSEIAGVFVHATTVRNLMERDGVTELGFPARTLLAILFAAAVGCAACLLAPTGAMLAYLALTAVYATVAIAVFVHALALPLTGPVLAGLAALALMIGYRFVVADREERFLRKSFALYLAPEVIEGMVASGKMPVLGGEIRNITMFFSDLAGFSSIAEKMRPSELVALMNDYLSAMTDIIEGHGGYVDKFIGDSIVAMFGAPADDPDHARNAVAAALQCRDRLEELNHRHPAFQGRGLAHRIGLNSGEAVVGNIGSHRRFNYTVMSDTVNLASRLEGANKYFGTTVMATEMTVAESRGAYTWRELDMVRVQGRDEPIRVYEPLADKNQETQEQGIRAATYARGLACWRARDFAQAADLFEGAAGDDPPSRYFGRRARALADNPPPADWTPVNTLEGK; encoded by the coding sequence ATGCGGCGGATCGGCAGGCGGGACCTCGTTGCGGCGATCCTCATCGCGCTCGTTGCGGGCGCGGCTTTCACATCTCCGCCGCTCCAGAGACTGCAAGGCCTCTCGCTCGATATTCTCACGGCTTTGCGCTGGAAGCTGATCGGCGACCGCCGCAATCCCGCGACGTCGCCGGTCGTCGTGGTGGCGATCGATGGCGAGACCTACGACACCCCGCCCTTCAAGGGATCGCCGACGCAGACCTGGACGCGCGAGATCGCTCGCGTGCTCGGCAGCATCACCGAGGGCGGCGCCAAGGTGATCGGCTTCGACGTGATCTTTCCGAGCTCGATCGAGCAGTCGCAAATTCCCTTTGGCGACGCGTCGTTCGGCGCAAGAATAAAAGGCTTTGATCGCGATTATCTGATCGCGCTGCGGCAGATCTCCGACAGCGGCAAGCTGGTGCTCGGCGAGAGCCTGAGCAACGACCATCCGGACGTGCCCTACCCCGCGCAGCGGCTGGCGGTGAAAAACAACGTTCGCGCCCTCAACGTCTATACCGATTCCGACGAGGTGATCCGGCGGATGCCGTTGAGCTTTGCTATCGATGCCAAACCGGTTCCCGCGATGGCAGTCGAACTCGCCGCGCGCGCACTCGGCGCACAGCTTGAGACCGCGCCCTCCGGTGCGACGGTGCTGTCCGGCTATCTCATCCCAGGCGCAGTGCTCAACACGATGACGCTGAATTTTCGCGGGCTTGGCCGCGACATCCCGACGTATTCCTTCGCCGACCTGCACGCCTGCTCCGAGAAGGGCGATCGCGATTTTTTCCGCCGCGCGTTCGAAGGCAAAGTCGTGCTGCTCGGCACCATCCTCGATAAAGACGACCGCAAGCTGACGTCGATGCGGATATCGGGCAGCTATGACGGGACGCCGGCCGTGCGGTGCGCGCTGCCTGCCCCGCCACAAGCCGTGCGGTCGGCGCGCAGCGAAATCGCCGGCGTCTTCGTGCATGCAACGACCGTTCGAAATCTGATGGAACGGGATGGCGTCACCGAACTCGGCTTTCCGGCGCGGACCCTGCTCGCGATCCTGTTCGCCGCTGCGGTCGGATGCGCGGCCTGCCTGCTGGCGCCGACCGGCGCGATGCTCGCCTATCTCGCCCTGACGGCCGTCTATGCGACCGTCGCCATCGCGGTGTTCGTCCACGCACTCGCACTGCCCCTGACCGGGCCCGTGCTCGCGGGTCTCGCAGCACTCGCGCTGATGATCGGCTATCGCTTCGTCGTGGCCGACCGTGAGGAGCGCTTCCTGCGCAAGAGCTTTGCGCTCTATCTCGCGCCCGAAGTGATCGAAGGCATGGTCGCCTCCGGTAAGATGCCCGTGCTCGGCGGCGAGATACGCAACATCACCATGTTCTTCTCGGACCTGGCCGGCTTCTCCTCGATCGCCGAGAAGATGAGGCCAAGCGAGCTGGTCGCTTTGATGAACGACTATCTGTCCGCCATGACCGACATCATTGAAGGCCATGGCGGCTATGTCGACAAATTTATCGGCGATTCCATCGTCGCGATGTTCGGTGCGCCGGCGGACGATCCTGATCATGCACGCAATGCGGTCGCCGCCGCGCTGCAATGCCGCGATCGGCTGGAGGAGCTGAACCACCGCCATCCTGCGTTCCAGGGCCGCGGCCTCGCCCATCGCATCGGGCTGAACAGCGGCGAGGCCGTGGTCGGCAATATCGGCTCGCACCGGCGCTTCAACTACACCGTGATGAGCGACACCGTAAACCTCGCCTCGCGGCTCGAAGGCGCCAACAAATATTTTGGCACAACCGTCATGGCCACGGAAATGACAGTCGCCGAGAGCCGTGGCGCCTACACCTGGCGCGAGCTGGACATGGTCAGGGTGCAGGGACGCGACGAGCCGATCAGGGTGTACGAGCCGCTCGCCGACAAGAACCAGGAGACGCAGGAGCAAGGCATCCGCGCGGCGACCTACGCCCGAGGACTGGCATGCTGGCGGGCACGCGATTTCGCGCAAGCCGCCGACCTGTTCGAAGGTGCCGCCGGCGACGATCCGCCGTCCAGATACTTTGGCAGACGCGCCCGCGCATTGGCGGACAATCCGCCGCCGGCCGACTGGACACCGGTGAATACGCTGGAAGGGAAGTAG
- the pobA gene encoding 4-hydroxybenzoate 3-monooxygenase: MKVQVCIIGGGPSGLLLSQLLHLKGIDAVVLEKYSREHVLARIRAGVLEHGFARLMREAQCGERMDREGEIHKGFEIAHDGVLSHIDLHKHSGGNSVLVYGQTELTRDLYEARDRLGGNMVHNAEDVTPHDLTSDRPYVTYRSNGETIRVDCDYIVGADGFHGVSRKSIPKDVLREYEKVYPFGWLGVLSRTKPVSPELIYVKHARGFALCSMRSQVLSRYYVQVPLTDKVEDWSDEAFWAELKRRLPEEVADRLITGPSIEKSIAPLRSFVAEPMSYGRLFLAGDAAHIVPPTGARGLNSAGSDIYYLYHAILTHYQHGDDSGLDGYSARALARIWKAQRFSWWMTMMLHRFPDRSEYEDRLQQTEMEYLFSSETAQRLLAENYVGLPF; the protein is encoded by the coding sequence ATGAAGGTTCAGGTCTGCATCATCGGCGGTGGACCGTCGGGGCTGCTGCTGTCGCAGCTCCTGCATCTGAAGGGCATCGACGCGGTCGTGCTGGAGAAATACAGCCGCGAGCACGTGCTGGCTCGCATTCGCGCCGGCGTGCTCGAGCATGGCTTTGCGAGATTGATGCGCGAAGCGCAATGCGGCGAGCGGATGGACCGCGAGGGCGAGATCCACAAAGGATTCGAGATTGCTCATGATGGGGTGCTCTCGCATATCGATCTGCACAAGCATTCCGGCGGCAATTCGGTGCTGGTCTACGGCCAGACCGAACTGACACGCGACCTCTATGAGGCGCGCGACCGCCTCGGCGGCAATATGGTGCACAATGCCGAGGACGTGACGCCGCATGATCTGACGTCGGATCGGCCATACGTGACCTATCGCTCGAACGGCGAGACTATCCGGGTCGATTGCGACTACATCGTCGGTGCCGACGGCTTTCACGGTGTCAGCCGCAAGTCGATCCCGAAGGACGTGCTGCGCGAATATGAGAAGGTCTATCCGTTCGGCTGGTTAGGGGTGCTGTCGCGCACCAAACCGGTATCGCCGGAGCTGATCTATGTGAAGCATGCGCGCGGCTTTGCGCTATGCTCGATGCGCTCGCAGGTGTTGAGCCGCTACTACGTTCAGGTGCCGCTGACCGACAAGGTCGAGGACTGGTCGGACGAGGCGTTCTGGGCCGAATTGAAGCGGCGCTTGCCAGAAGAAGTAGCGGACCGCCTGATTACCGGCCCTTCGATCGAGAAGAGCATCGCACCTTTGCGCAGTTTCGTCGCCGAGCCGATGAGCTATGGCCGCCTGTTCCTTGCAGGCGATGCGGCCCACATCGTGCCGCCGACTGGCGCGCGCGGGCTGAACAGCGCGGGCTCCGACATCTATTATCTCTACCACGCCATACTGACGCATTATCAGCACGGCGACGATTCCGGCCTCGATGGCTATTCCGCCAGGGCGCTCGCGCGAATCTGGAAGGCGCAGCGCTTCTCGTGGTGGATGACCATGATGCTGCACCGTTTCCCCGACCGTTCCGAATATGAGGATAGGCTTCAGCAGACGGAGATGGAGTACCTGTTCTCGTCCGAGACGGCCCAGCGGTTGCTCGCGGAGAATTATGTAGGGCTGCCGTTCTAG
- a CDS encoding helix-turn-helix domain-containing protein: protein MEGFAIVLYYSNMRTAAPAIRVYNLFGESGDLPDVVHCETIASRSVLHDWTLAVHRHARLHQVLLIERGGGEATLDGRVVPLKPMQIVNVPVGDVHGFRFEPGTQGWVLTIAAEILDEVLLPAEGLRGALSRSAVLRGTPQIRATMKQIFAEHAARDFGRAHVLRALSAAMIGLVARALTSESGTSNSPESNLFRRFEALLEQHHLERWTVANYAKALAITPTHLNRVTRAATGDTASHLILNRLIREARRNLVYTNLPVSAIAYALGFEDPAYFSRVYAAATGLSPRAFRAQPHGDEG from the coding sequence ATGGAGGGTTTCGCCATTGTCTTGTACTATTCGAACATGAGAACCGCAGCCCCCGCCATCCGGGTCTACAATTTGTTCGGCGAGTCCGGCGACCTGCCGGACGTCGTTCACTGCGAGACGATTGCGTCCCGCTCGGTGCTGCACGACTGGACGCTGGCCGTGCACCGGCATGCCCGGCTGCACCAGGTGCTCCTGATCGAGCGCGGCGGCGGCGAAGCGACGCTGGACGGGCGCGTGGTGCCCTTGAAACCGATGCAGATCGTCAACGTGCCGGTCGGCGATGTCCATGGCTTTCGCTTCGAGCCCGGGACCCAGGGCTGGGTGCTAACCATCGCCGCGGAAATCCTGGACGAGGTGCTGCTCCCCGCCGAGGGCCTGCGCGGCGCGCTGTCACGATCGGCCGTTCTTCGCGGCACGCCGCAGATACGCGCGACGATGAAGCAGATCTTTGCCGAGCACGCCGCGCGCGATTTCGGTCGCGCGCATGTGCTGCGCGCGCTGTCGGCGGCCATGATCGGCCTCGTGGCGCGTGCGCTTACAAGCGAGAGCGGCACCAGCAACAGCCCTGAATCAAATCTGTTCCGCCGCTTCGAAGCCCTGCTCGAACAGCATCATCTGGAGCGCTGGACCGTTGCGAACTATGCGAAGGCACTGGCCATCACGCCGACCCATCTCAACCGTGTCACGCGCGCGGCGACTGGCGACACCGCCTCGCATCTGATCCTCAACCGGCTGATCCGCGAGGCCCGCCGCAACCTCGTCTATACCAATCTGCCGGTCTCGGCGATCGCCTACGCGCTCGGCTTCGAGGATCCCGCCTATTTCAGCCGGGTCTACGCCGCAGCCACCGGGCTGTCACCGCGCGCCTTCCGCGCGCAGCCTCATGGCGATGAAGGCTGA
- a CDS encoding SPW repeat protein — MSRLHERETVPDVYNLLLAAVLFISPWLFKVTNSQGKIDLWVTSAIIVVLSLAAIIAYRDWEEWINVLMGVWLITSPWLLGFPHTRAMHLSIGFGVVIVLLALLDLFLHYEKRHPDEAPAEPAERAHQ; from the coding sequence ATGAGCAGGCTGCATGAGCGCGAAACCGTCCCTGATGTCTATAATTTACTTCTCGCCGCCGTCCTCTTCATATCGCCATGGCTGTTCAAGGTAACCAATAGCCAGGGCAAGATTGACCTCTGGGTCACGAGCGCAATCATCGTCGTGCTCTCCCTGGCGGCCATCATCGCTTACCGGGACTGGGAGGAATGGATCAACGTCTTGATGGGCGTCTGGCTCATCACTTCGCCTTGGCTGCTCGGATTTCCGCACACGCGGGCCATGCATCTGAGCATCGGCTTCGGCGTCGTCATCGTGCTCCTGGCGCTGCTCGATCTTTTCCTGCACTACGAGAAGCGGCATCCCGACGAAGCTCCGGCGGAGCCCGCGGAGAGAGCGCACCAATAA